ACCGGATGTCGATTACTTATTTGAAGGGAGGTGGAAACTTGAAAGGCCATTGGTCAAATCTTTTTGCTAGACGAGAACAGCAGAGTGCCCAAACACAACCAATCAAGCTACTCCATAACGAAGCGGAGGATCGTTTTTATGAACTAAAAGAAGGCCAGAATAAAAAAGAAATTGACCCAAAGAAGTTGGATCAATTGCAATTATCCACCGCAATTATTCACAAGCAAAACAGAATTGAAGAGACATTGCAGGATTGGTACAAAAATCCCGTTGCCATTCAGTTGGATGTTTTGGAGAATCTCTTAAAGTATCGGATTATCTTGTATGAGGAGTACCAGCGTTTGTTGGATCTGCGAAAAGGGGGAAGAGCATGAACTGGTACCAAAAATTAGATTCGTATTTTCCTCCAGAATTGATGAAACATCCTGATCAAATGCAAGACATGGTACGAGAGACCGAATGGTACTTGGTGGAATATAGCGAAACATATGTCGTTGTTTACGGATTACTCCCCACCTTCACGTATTTAGATTTTCTCTGGGTGAGGGAAGATGCTCGATGTATGAGCATAGGAAGCAACATTATGAAGCGACTGAAGGCAAGAGGAAAACCGATACTCATGGAAGTGGAACCGGTAGTGGAGCATGACCCGGATTCGGGTCGGCGAGCAACTTTCTACCTAAGGAATGGTTGTAAGCCGGCTGACCACATCGAATACCTCCGACCAACAGAAGAAGGCACAATTGTTGAGATGGATATATATCATTGGAGTCCTACTCCAACTCCTCTTGAAAAAGAAATATTCGATTTGTTCAGTACCGCTTGTATGAAAATCCATAATTGGAAATGGGACCGGTATTATCGGTTTCCACCCGCTGATCCTAAAAAAGTATTAAAAATAAAAGGGGGAATCAACCGTGAACGTATGGTCCAAGCAGTGGTCCCATCAAGAGGCTAAGGTTTTTCAAAGTACGGGCTACCAGTACAATGCTACTGTTCTTCAAACAAGAGATTTGATCTTGGTGGTGGATCCGGGACTTTTCCCGGATGATATTCAAACCATTCAACGATACGTATCTGAAATTGCGGATGGTCGTCCTTTGTATGTTGCTTTTACGCATGCAGATTGGGACCATGTG
The genomic region above belongs to Desmospora activa DSM 45169 and contains:
- a CDS encoding GNAT family N-acetyltransferase, producing the protein MNWYQKLDSYFPPELMKHPDQMQDMVRETEWYLVEYSETYVVVYGLLPTFTYLDFLWVREDARCMSIGSNIMKRLKARGKPILMEVEPVVEHDPDSGRRATFYLRNGCKPADHIEYLRPTEEGTIVEMDIYHWSPTPTPLEKEIFDLFSTACMKIHNWKWDRYYRFPPADPKKVLKIKGGINRERMVQAVVPSRG